CAGGTCGTCGACGAGACCCTCGCCGCCGCCCAGGACTACGCGGACCGCACCGGCGCGGTGTTCATCCACCCCTTCGACCACCGCGACATCATCGCGGGCCAGGGCACGGTGGGCCTGGAGATCCTGGAGCAGTGCCCCGAGGTCCGCACGATCGTGGTCGGCATCGGCGGCGGCGGCCTGGCCGCGGGCATCGCGGTCGCGGTCAAGGCGCTGCGCCCGGACGTACGGGTCATCGGCGTCCAGGCGGCGGGCGCGGCCGCCTATCCGCCCTCGCTGAAGGTCGGCCACCCGGTGTCCATCGACGCCCCCAACACGATGGCGGACGGCATCAAGGTCGGGCGGCCCGGTGACATCCCCTTCAAAATCATCGGCGAACTCCTCGACGACGTGCGTACGGTGTCGGAGGACGCGCTTTCCAGCGCCCTGCTGCTCTGCATGGAGCGGGCCAAGCTCGTGGTGGAACCGGCGGGCTGCAGTCCGGTCGCGGCCCTGATGAGCGAGCCCGAGCGGTACGGCGACGGCCCGGTGGTCGCCGTCCTGTCCGGCGGCAACGTGGACCCGCTGCTGCTCCAGCGGATCCTGCGGCACGGCATGGCCGCCGCGGGCCGCTACCTGTCGCTGCGGCTGCGCGTGTCGGACCGGCCGGGCGCGCTGGCCGGTCTGCTGGGGGTGCTGTCAGTGGTGGATGCGAACGTGTTGGACGTGAGTCACGTACGGACCGACCCGAGGCTCGGGCTCACCGAGGTGGAGGTGGAGCTGCACCTGGAGACCAAGGGGCCGGAGCACTGCGCGGAGGTCGCGCGGTCGCTGCACAGTGCGGGGTACAAGGTGATGAGCTGACAACCCCGATATCCACCACGCCTCGCGATATGACGCGATAGTGTGTGCCCGGTCTTGGCGGGGTCACCCGAGGGGTCACCCGTTCGGCCGGGCGAGGCCTGCCCGGCGACCATAAGATTTGCGTAGGAAACATCCTTTTTGCTAGGAGAATCCATATGCCAGGCGCCATCTACGCCGAAGGTCTGGTCAAGACCTTCGGCGACGTACGGGCTCTGGACGGGGTGGACCTCGATGTCCCCGAAGGCACCGTCCTGGGTCTGCTCGGCCCCAACGGGGCGGGCAAGACCACCACCGTGCGCGTCCTGACCACCCTCCTCCAGCCCGACAGCGGCAAGGCCGTCGTCGCCGGGATCGACGTCCTCAAGCACCCCAACGAAGTGCGCCGCGCGATTGGCCTCTCCGGCCAGTTCGCCGCCGTCGACGAATACCTGACCGGCCGCGAGAACCTCCAAATGGTCGGCCAGCTCTACCAGATGAAGGCCAAGGCGGCCAAAGCCCGCGCGGCCGAACTGCTCGAACGCTTCAACCTCGGCGACGCCGCGGACCGCACCGCCAAGACCTACTCCGGCGGCATGCGCCGCCGCCTCGACCTCGCGGCCGCCCTGGTCGTCAGCCCGCCCGTGATGTTCATGGACGAGCCGACCACCGGCCTCGACCCCCGCAACCGGCAGCAGCTGTGGGGGATCATCCAGGAACTCGTGGCGGGCGGCACCACCCTGCTGCTCACCACCCAGTACCTCGAAGAGGCCGACCACCTCGCCCACGACATCTGCGTGGTCGACCACGGCAAGGTCATCGCCCGCGGCACCTCCGACCAGCTCAAGGCCCGCACCGGCGGCGAGCGCGTCGAGGTGGTCGTGCACGAACGCGACCACATCACCACCGCCCGCGAGGTCCTCGCCGCCTTCGGCAAGGGCGAGACGACCGTCGAGGAACACACCCGCAAGCTCACCGTGCCCGTGACGGGCGGCGCCAAGCTGCTCGCCGAGGTCATCCGCGAACTGGACGGCCGGGGCATCGAGATCGACGACATCGGCCTGCGCCGCCCGACCCTGGACGACGTGTTCATTTCCCTGACCGGCCACGCGGCCGAGCTGACCGACGAGACGGACCAGGAGGTGGCCAAGTGAGCATCGCCTCCCGCACCCCGGAACTGGCGGCCCCGCGCCCCCGCGGCGGCATCGTCCAGGGGGTCAACGACTCGCTGGTGATCGCCAAGCGGAACCTGATCCGGATGTCCCGGATCCCCGAAATGATCATCTTCGGCGTGATCCAGCCAGTCATGTTCGTCGTCCTCTTCAGCTACGTCTTCGGCGGCTCCATCAGCGTCGGCGGCAGCACCTCGCCCGCCGCCTACCGTGAGTTCCTGATGGCGGGCATCTTCGCCCAGACCGTCACCTTCGCCACCGCCGGCGCGGGCGCGGGCATCGCGGACGACATGCACAAGGGCCTGATCGACCGCTTCCGCTCGCTGCCCATGGCACGCGGCGCGGTCCTGACCGGGCGCACCCTGGCCGACCTGGTCCAGACGGCGCTCACCATCGTGGTCCTGGCGATCGTCGCGGTGATCGTCGGCTGGCGCACCCACGAGAACCTGGGCAAGGTACTGGCGGGCTTCGCCCTGCTGCTCCTGCTCGGCTACGCGTTCTCCTGGATCGGGGCGCTCATCGGGCTCTCGGTCCGGACCCCGGAGGCGGCCACCTCGGGCGGCCTGATCTGGCTCTTCCCGCTGACCTTCATCTCCAACGCGTTCGTCCCGTCCGACAACATGCCGACCTTCCTGCGGCACATCGCCGAGTGGAACCCCTTCAGCGCCACGGTCCAGGCCTCCCGCCAACTCTTCGGAAACCTGCCACCGGGCTACGAGGCCCCGGGCGCCTGGCCGATGCAGCACCCGGTCCTGGCCTCGGTGCTGTGGTCGATCGTGATCATCGTCGTCTTCCGCACCCTGGCGGTCCGCAAATACCGCTCGGCAACCGCGTAGCGCGTACGTACGCCCGTATCCGGTACGCCGGTACAGAGGCAGCTGAAAGCCGCACCTTGCCGACATCGCACCTGCTTGGATGGGCGGCATGAACGGTACTCAGTCCATAGACGCCCCTTGGGGCATATCCGTGTTCGGTGCGGCGAGCGTGGACGCCGCGCCTGATGTGGCCCGACTTCGCGTGGCGGTCAAGCAGACGAGGCAGAAGGCGAGCGAGGCGTTCGAGGTCACACGGGGCAGCGTCAACCAGGTCCGGGAGGTGCTGCGCGGCCACGCGGTCCCGGACACGGCTGTGTCCGCGTCACGTCTGAACCTGGAGTCCTCGTGGAACTTCGGCAATGAGCGCAAGTTCCTCGGTTACGAGTGCACGGCCGCGTTTGTGATCGAGCTGCGTGAGCTGGACATCCTGGAGGAGGTTCTTGTCGATGTTGTCGAAGCCGGCGCGAACCAGGTTGCGGGTGTCGAGTTCGATGTGAGCACGAAGAAGGAGCTGCGAGCCCAGGCGCGCACGGCCGCCGTCGCTGCCGCACGTGAGAAGGCTGCTCTGTATGCGGAGGCCGGGGGTGTCCGACTCGGTCCCGTCATCCACATCAAGGACGTGGACTCCGACCAGCTGCAGAACTCCTACCGTGGACACGGTCGATCGGGTGGTGGCGCAGGAGACGGTGACCTCGCCCCCGGCAAGGTCACTGTGACGGCAGGTGTCGTGATCGGCTTCTCGATCATCGGTGGCTGACACCAGGCGCACAGACGTGGTGCCCGGCCGCGAGCGCGAGCCGGGCACGACGTTCCTTGTCTGCATGGAAGTAAGAGGGCTGCCCCTGGCGATCCAGCGGCCAATCGATGTGTCGACGGGTCTGGATGCCAGCACAGATCCACCCCCACCGGAACGCGCGTCCGGCGGGGGCTCGTCCGCGTCACGGGCCGGGAAGCGGTCAGGCCTGCTTGATGTGGTCCACGAACAGCCCCCAGCCGATGTCGGTGATCTCCAGGACCGGGCCAGCCGGACGCTTGCTGTCACGGACCGGCACTATGCCCGTACCCGAGACGGAGCGCGGCGACCACTCCAGGCAGTTGCCGCCCTCGGGGCTGCTGTAAGACGACTTGATCCACTGGGTAGCGCTCACTTCAGTCTCTCCATCTGGTCTCTTATGAGGGCGGCGGACTCGGCGGCTGACCTGGCTTCCCCAGACAGGTCCACGAAGGCCTGTACAGCGTTGCGCACATCGTCAGGGTCCGTCAGAAGCGATGCGGTCCGGTACTGCTCGACGCATACCACCTGCGAACCCTTGGCTCCCCGCAGGATACTGATCGGGTAGTCCATCAGCAGATTGGGTTTCGCCGACCACGGCACGATGCGGATGCTGGTGGTCGCACGCTCAACATGCCGCAGCAGCAACGCTAGTTGTCGCCGCATCGCATCCGGCGCGACAGGCTGAAGGCGGAGCGTTGACTCGCCCAGGAGTAGGCGCACATCCGGCGGGGACGGTCGGTCAAAGGCCTCGCGCCGCGCGACCCGGGCACTCGTGAGCCGCTCGATCTTCACCTCCGGCGCACTGGGCATACCCGCCCTGATCAAGGAGTGTGCGTAGCCCCGCTCCTGAAACGCCCCTGGGATGACGTTCGGCGCCCACTCCCACACCTCCGTGGCCGTACGCTCCAACGCCATGCGTTGCTGGAACCTGGCAGGGAAGTCCTGAGCGAGCATGGCCTCGTGCAGCCGCTGAAAGAGCCCATCGGTGCCAAAGACCTCGTCCAGTCGCGCAGGTACACCCCTCGGGATGGCCCCCTCTCCGCGCTCCAGCCGACTGACGGCCGTCTTTGAGATCCGCAACTTCCGCGCGAGCTGCTCCTGGGTCAACCGCCCCTCGGGCCACAGTTCGCGGGCCTTGTGAAGCTCCTCTTTGAATCGCTCGCGAGGGTCAACCGACTCCTCGGACGCCGTCTCCAATGACACGCCGCACCTCCCGACCGGCCGTCTGGTCCGCAACGGCACGCCACACGATTGCGCTGGTCAGAAGTCTTGGCATATGCCCCCCTGACCAAACCCCAGGTTGGACCCGGAATCCCTTTTCAGCGTAGCGAGTTGGGGGCCAGGCTGGAGACCGGAAACGGAAGCCCGCACGGCCCAGGAGGCGGACAGACTCATGACGGGTGACAGCGCTATCCCCACGACCACCGCACACGTCACACGCCTCGCGGATCTCCGGGACGCCATAGATCTTCGGGCCTTCCACCGGCTCTTGCCGGAGGACATCTCCAAGGACTACCCGCCCCTCACGCGGGATCTCCTGATCCGGGTAGAGGACGGCTTGCGGAGGGCGCTGTGAGCACCCCCAAGCGGTATGTACCCATGTCCGACGACTGGGTGGTGAGCGTGGCCACAGGTGAGCAGTACCGGGTCCTGGTGGATAGGAACGGCACCACCTGGCTACAGCTCCCGGGAGACGGATCCGTCCGGCCCGCAGGGACCGCGCAGCTCCGCCTGGCAAGCCTGGGCGAAGTCCGCCGCGCCAGCGAACCGAAGGGGGCATGGTGATGATGAACAGCAACGAGTTCTGGCACGCGGACCCCAACGGCCCGGAAATGGAACGATTCAAGGCCCTCTTGGCTCTCGTCTTCGCAACACGACAGGCACAGGAACGGCTTGCGGCGAACCTCTACGACACCGCGGAAGAGCGCCAGGCAGACGAAATCCGCGTCGGATTGGCACAGCTGGTCCAGGACGCAGCTCAGCGGGCCGAAGACCTCGCCACGATCCCCCCGGACGCCTACTGGCCCAAGGGCGCGGCGCTACAGCGACCCGTCGAAGGCACGGCAGGGACCAACCCGGTAGGCGGGCTGTGATGAGGGCTCCTCTGGCACCCGCCTTCGCCCAGCACTTCACCTCAACTCCTCGTGGCGCGCGCCTCGCCCGCCACCTGGCGGTGCTCCAGCTTGAGAACTGGGGTGTGCCACCCGGGACGAGCACCTCCGATGCGGTGGCCTCGATCGTGGGAGAGCTGACCGCCAACGCAGTACGGCACGGCAGCCTCCCTGGACGGGACTTCGAGCTACGGCTGATCCCCGAAGGGATCCTCGAAGGGATCCCCGAAGGGACCGGCATCCGAATCGAGGTAGCTGACACCAGAGGGGACCGGACTCCCCGAATTCAGAGTGACCCGCAGGGGGAGAGCGGGCGCGGGCTCCTACTGGTCCGAACCCTCGCCAGCTCCTGGGGAGTCACGGCCCAAGGCTCCGGAAAGACCGTGTGGGCCGTACGAGACCTTTCGGGCTGGGACGCTCCCGACAGGGCGTGAAGTCCGCCGTTCCCTCCGGCTCGTGGGTAAGGAGCTGTTGCCGTTCCGATCTTGAGTGGTGTCCGTCGAACGGGAGTCTCGATTGGGTGGTCGCGGGGTGCTCGGCGCATAAGAGGAGGGCCTCCTGATCAGCTCCTTGGTGTCGAATCACCAAGCAACATCAGGAGGCCCCGGTGCCGCAGTCTTGCGTGTCGATGGGCGGGCAGTCCAGTTCAGTCACGCTGGAGTGTGACTGCCTGGCTCACCGGTTCGGAGACGCTGCGGACAACGGGTTTCGGCAGGCGCGCTACCCGACGGACATGACGGGCGCGGAGTGGGCTGTGGTCCGGCCGCTGCTGCCGGTGCCGGGCTGGATGCGGGGTCGGGGAGGCCAGCCGGAGGCGTACTGTCACCGGGCGATACTCGATTCCATCCGCTACCTGGCGAAGTATGTCCCGCTCAGTGGCGAGCTTGCGCTCAATGAACCCACCCAAGCCACCGAACTGACGAGTGTTCCACATTCGGCTGTCTACCTCGCCAACCTGGGCTATACCTATTCCGTGACTGTGCCAAGGGATGTGGACCAAGCACGCAACGAGCTGCGCAGTGTTCTCGACCGGTGCGAGGTGTGGCTGCGTACCGCATCAGTCGCTCCCGAGCCCCCTGCGCAATGGCTGCAGGATCTGCGCGAGGATGCGGGCACGATGACACGGTTGAGGACGCGGGCAGCCTCAACCCTGATCAATGTGGCGCTGCTGGGGGCTTTCTCGTCCGGCAAGAGCTTCCTTCTCAGTGGGCTGCAGAGTGGTCTCGAACTGGTCGAGGTGCCAACTGCCGACGGTCAGACCGCGGACAAGTTCGTCGGGCTGCTGCCTTCGTCCCCGGTTCCCACGACCGCTTGTCCCGCCAGCGTGGTTCCGGTCGACGGCCAGGCGACCGTCGACGCATCGGGCACCGGCTATCTGCGAGTGCGATTCACCGACTCCGGCGAGGACGAGTGGGAGGACGTCGGGAACTCCCCCGCCCCCTCGGTGGTCGCGGCCTACGCGATGCAGGACATGGATGTGACCGACCGGCTCCGAGCTCACCGCGACCGCGAGGTCGCCGAACTCGAAATCATGCTCGCCGGCGCGAAACTCCCGGCGAAGTTCTACGACCTGCCCGGCCACGGTTCGCCGAACCCGATCCACGACATGATCGTCCGAGCCGCGATGGCCGACGCGGACTGCTTCATGTACGTCTCGCACGCCAGCCGCACCCTTTCCGAACGCGACCTTGATCTGATCCGCTTCCTGTACGACCACTATCTGCTGTCGGGGAAACGGGTCGTGTGGGTGGTCACCGCCATCGATGCAGCGGCAAATCTCGATCTCAGAGACGTCCCGGAGTGGAAGGCGACGATCGCCCGCAACAACACCTACCTGAGAGAGAACTTCACGCTGAACGGCCAGCCGGACCTGGGCTTCATCGGCGAAGGCTTCCTGCCGGTCTCCCCCGCCCTGGAAGCGCGCGCCGACAAACTCGGCGCGGAGGGAGCGGAGGCCGCCGCGCGACGGCAGCATGCGGAGAGCCGCATGGACACGCTGCGCCAGGCGATCGAGGACCTGATCAGTACCGGAACCGGCACCAGGCACATCGCAGCGGTGGCGACGGAGGCCCAGATCCTCATGGCTCCGCGGCACCACGTACTCGCCGAGCGACTGCGCAACGAACGCCTTGAGATCGACGAACTCAAAGAACTACTGAAGAGCCAGGAACGGCGGCTGGATCTCCTCGACTCAGCCCTGCCGCGCATCCGCGAGGACCTTGAACGCAAGCTCCATACCCGCATCGCACGAACCGTTCGCCCCTTCACACGTCTGGCGGTGCATCTCCACACCGAGCTGGACGACACCATCAGGGCCACCGACCTCAACAGGCCCACCAAAATGAACCAGATTCAGGTGTTGAAGGCGCAGGCGCTCCGTACCTGGATCGAAGCCCCGGTCGGCCCCGCAACGCTCTGGAGGGAGCAATTCGAGGCCTTCAAGAAGGACATCGTCCAGACGGTCGACCAGGTCTTCGGCGACAAGGATCTCGCAGGACGGCTCCCGGACTTCGCCCTCGACGTGAGCAACCTCTCCGTGCCCCATCAGAACCGGCGCTCGACCACCCGCCACGACGTGGTTCAGCGTGCGGCTGCACTAGTTGGCATCGTTGCACCCGTCGCAGCAAGCGGAGGTTGGCTGTACGGACTCGCGGCGGCCGGCACGCTCTTCCCGCCCGCCGGTCTCGTCGCCGGAGTCGCTGCACTGGTCTTTCTCGGA
This is a stretch of genomic DNA from Streptomyces sp. NBC_00536. It encodes these proteins:
- a CDS encoding helix-turn-helix domain-containing protein, which codes for MSLETASEESVDPRERFKEELHKARELWPEGRLTQEQLARKLRISKTAVSRLERGEGAIPRGVPARLDEVFGTDGLFQRLHEAMLAQDFPARFQQRMALERTATEVWEWAPNVIPGAFQERGYAHSLIRAGMPSAPEVKIERLTSARVARREAFDRPSPPDVRLLLGESTLRLQPVAPDAMRRQLALLLRHVERATTSIRIVPWSAKPNLLMDYPISILRGAKGSQVVCVEQYRTASLLTDPDDVRNAVQAFVDLSGEARSAAESAALIRDQMERLK
- a CDS encoding DUF397 domain-containing protein, translating into MSATQWIKSSYSSPEGGNCLEWSPRSVSGTGIVPVRDSKRPAGPVLEITDIGWGLFVDHIKQA
- a CDS encoding ATP-binding protein, with the translated sequence MRAPLAPAFAQHFTSTPRGARLARHLAVLQLENWGVPPGTSTSDAVASIVGELTANAVRHGSLPGRDFELRLIPEGILEGIPEGTGIRIEVADTRGDRTPRIQSDPQGESGRGLLLVRTLASSWGVTAQGSGKTVWAVRDLSGWDAPDRA
- a CDS encoding dynamin family protein is translated as MTGAEWAVVRPLLPVPGWMRGRGGQPEAYCHRAILDSIRYLAKYVPLSGELALNEPTQATELTSVPHSAVYLANLGYTYSVTVPRDVDQARNELRSVLDRCEVWLRTASVAPEPPAQWLQDLREDAGTMTRLRTRAASTLINVALLGAFSSGKSFLLSGLQSGLELVEVPTADGQTADKFVGLLPSSPVPTTACPASVVPVDGQATVDASGTGYLRVRFTDSGEDEWEDVGNSPAPSVVAAYAMQDMDVTDRLRAHRDREVAELEIMLAGAKLPAKFYDLPGHGSPNPIHDMIVRAAMADADCFMYVSHASRTLSERDLDLIRFLYDHYLLSGKRVVWVVTAIDAAANLDLRDVPEWKATIARNNTYLRENFTLNGQPDLGFIGEGFLPVSPALEARADKLGAEGAEAAARRQHAESRMDTLRQAIEDLISTGTGTRHIAAVATEAQILMAPRHHVLAERLRNERLEIDELKELLKSQERRLDLLDSALPRIREDLERKLHTRIARTVRPFTRLAVHLHTELDDTIRATDLNRPTKMNQIQVLKAQALRTWIEAPVGPATLWREQFEAFKKDIVQTVDQVFGDKDLAGRLPDFALDVSNLSVPHQNRRSTTRHDVVQRAAALVGIVAPVAASGGWLYGLAAAGTLFPPAGLVAGVAALVFLGVQHRKGVISSLQVLQDEWISAMDSEVTAHKEQFTLATSIQGTDVIDHLADNLAQYREQLEQSRDHVRERITNPENQVRQGLIDQLEPLCTEAQTLLDSLGALKAI
- a CDS encoding ATP-binding cassette domain-containing protein, with the translated sequence MPGAIYAEGLVKTFGDVRALDGVDLDVPEGTVLGLLGPNGAGKTTTVRVLTTLLQPDSGKAVVAGIDVLKHPNEVRRAIGLSGQFAAVDEYLTGRENLQMVGQLYQMKAKAAKARAAELLERFNLGDAADRTAKTYSGGMRRRLDLAAALVVSPPVMFMDEPTTGLDPRNRQQLWGIIQELVAGGTTLLLTTQYLEEADHLAHDICVVDHGKVIARGTSDQLKARTGGERVEVVVHERDHITTAREVLAAFGKGETTVEEHTRKLTVPVTGGAKLLAEVIRELDGRGIEIDDIGLRRPTLDDVFISLTGHAAELTDETDQEVAK
- the ilvA gene encoding threonine ammonia-lyase; this encodes MNYRVPEPVPQVILDDVRGAQKMLSGVSRVTAMEGSRYLTSLVGAPVHFKCENLQRTGSFKLRGAYVRISGLRPEQRAAGVVAASAGNHAQGVALASSLLGVRSTVFMPVGAPLPKVAATRDYGAEVRMHGQVVDETLAAAQDYADRTGAVFIHPFDHRDIIAGQGTVGLEILEQCPEVRTIVVGIGGGGLAAGIAVAVKALRPDVRVIGVQAAGAAAYPPSLKVGHPVSIDAPNTMADGIKVGRPGDIPFKIIGELLDDVRTVSEDALSSALLLCMERAKLVVEPAGCSPVAALMSEPERYGDGPVVAVLSGGNVDPLLLQRILRHGMAAAGRYLSLRLRVSDRPGALAGLLGVLSVVDANVLDVSHVRTDPRLGLTEVEVELHLETKGPEHCAEVARSLHSAGYKVMS
- a CDS encoding SIMPL domain-containing protein, producing MNGTQSIDAPWGISVFGAASVDAAPDVARLRVAVKQTRQKASEAFEVTRGSVNQVREVLRGHAVPDTAVSASRLNLESSWNFGNERKFLGYECTAAFVIELRELDILEEVLVDVVEAGANQVAGVEFDVSTKKELRAQARTAAVAAAREKAALYAEAGGVRLGPVIHIKDVDSDQLQNSYRGHGRSGGGAGDGDLAPGKVTVTAGVVIGFSIIGG
- a CDS encoding ABC transporter permease — its product is MSIASRTPELAAPRPRGGIVQGVNDSLVIAKRNLIRMSRIPEMIIFGVIQPVMFVVLFSYVFGGSISVGGSTSPAAYREFLMAGIFAQTVTFATAGAGAGIADDMHKGLIDRFRSLPMARGAVLTGRTLADLVQTALTIVVLAIVAVIVGWRTHENLGKVLAGFALLLLLGYAFSWIGALIGLSVRTPEAATSGGLIWLFPLTFISNAFVPSDNMPTFLRHIAEWNPFSATVQASRQLFGNLPPGYEAPGAWPMQHPVLASVLWSIVIIVVFRTLAVRKYRSATA